CCGTGAGGTAGGCAGGGCCGGGgctaacatttccctacactttTGCAAGTAGGGAAATCAAGGCCCTGTGGGGAAGAACTGTGTTCAAGGCCAAATCAAAGGCTCCTTTCATAGCTGTTTTCCCCACCCTCTCTATGCAGCGGCTCAGGGCCCAGCCAGTTTGCCCTCGACACTGGGGACAAAAAGAGTTCTACTAGTCTCCCAAGTCTTGAGGCTCCAGGAATCTAAAGATCCTCGGAGCCTACACTGTCCGTTCTCATTGAGTTGTTCAACAGAGCAGCCAGCTGCCTCTACTCCAGCTGATATCTAAGAGCACCACAGAAACCTGAAAAAAAGGTcatgaactcatgtcctctggaaggtGGCAAGGTcagccatggctccagacacaggTGTATACTGGAGTCCTAAAGTCCCCAGAGCTCATCTTAGGGGTGAGACTGAGGCAGAATGCTGCAATAGGTAACCTGAGGGCAAAGAACAAACACATCAAGAGAGAGGCAGGACCCTGACCCAGGCATCCCAGCCTGGTTTGTGCCCTACCACAAATCCCACCCTAATCAGCTGAGGGCTTCtgtgccctccctcctccacatGCCTGTAGATGAAGACTTGACCCTGGCCTTCTCCCTGAGAACCAGCAAAGGGACAGTATCTGAAGGGAACTGAGATTCCCTGCCACCCCAAGCCATCAGATCCGGTGGGACATCAGCCTGGTATTGAGTTTACGGAAAAAAGATCGAAGCTTGCAAATCTTGCATTTCTTCTTGCGTCGACCCCAGGGGAAACTTCtagctctgccttcctcctcctcctcctcctcttcttcgtCCTCATCACTGGCCCAGGGTCCCCAAGCACCCCCATTAAAGTCAGGATGGGCCCGAGGGTTCGCAGCTGGGTAACGCACAGGGATGGCAGTACGGTTATAATCAGCCAGGCGAGCCAGCAGGGTGCGGACTACATCAGGTCGCTGGTCAGCTAGGTCCTCTCGTTCATAAGGGTCAGCACTGATGTTAAAGAGCCACACAGCCTGGCGGATGCTGGCCATCCGCTCTAGGTTCCACCAACTGCCAGGGAAGGAGGCCAGTGTCTGAGGTGGAATCCAGTCACCATAGCCTGGGTCTCCAGTGAGAAGCTTCCACTCTCCGACTCGGATAGCAGCCTGCACTGCTGTATTCCAGATGCCAAAGCCACCCTCCAAGGAGCCATGCCGGGCATGGTTGTAGAGGGGGTCAATGTTGTGTAGGATCTCTGTGCGTGGTGAGGCCCGGCCCTCACTAATGGCTGGCCACACGTCATAGCCATCAAGTCCATCAGCAGCGGATGTAGTGCCACCTGCCAGACCCACCAGTGTTGGGTACCAGTCTGTGATATGGACCAAGGCCCGACTGGTCCGTCTTTTTTTCTTGAGCAGTGGGCTGTGGACAAAACCCAGCCCCCTTACACCTCCTTCCCAGTAAGTACCCTTTCGTCCTCGAAGGGGCCAGTTACTACCCCCTGAGAAGGTTTGGCCACCGTTGTCACTGGAGAAGATAATGACACTGTTGTTATAGAAACCATAGCGCTTGAGAGCCCAGGTGATGTTGCGCACAGCTTCGTCCATGCAGGTCACCATGGCTGCGTACTTGCGCCTCGCTACGTTGCCCATTGTGCGGTAGCGGTAGAGGTACTCTCGAGGTGACTGTAGGGGTGTGTGTACTGCCTGGAAGGCCACATAGAGAAAGAGGGGCTTCTGGGGACTGTGGCTGGCCAGGATGTGGCTTGCACGCTGAGCATAGAGCATAGTGGAGTACTGGCCGCTGAGCCCCCAGGCCACACTCTCACCCTCATGCAGGTCAAAACCACAAACCCCTGGGCCATCACAGTTGTCATAGGTGTAATAGTCCACATTGCCTGTGAGGGAACCCAGGAAGGTGTCAAAGCCCCTGCGGGTAGGCAAGCACTCCTTCCGGTAGAAACCCAGATGCCACTTGCCCACCATGTGGGTGGAGTAGCCTGCTTCCTGTAGCTTCTGGGGCAGCGTCACCTGGTCCAGGGGCAGACAGTTGGGCTGCCGTGGGCGGATGATGGAGTGCTGTAGTCCTGTATGGATCTGGTACCTGGGGGTGAGAGATTGATATAGGGGAAACAAAAGTGAGCTACAGACCATAGTGCTCTCAGTAAGCAACCTCTAATTGCAGCCTGAGATGGACCCTAGTCCAGTGACACCAACCAGAAGAGTAACAAAAGCAATAGATACTGGCAGAGAGCTAAGCACCTACACTACTTTACCTCAAATTATCACATCTGGGAGGCAGGTAGGTATGCCAAGTTATAGATGAGATGGAATACTCAGAACAGTGAAGTCACTGCCCAGGACCTCACAGCCAGGAAGCTGGTGCATGAAGAGTCAAGGCAGGCTTGAGCATGACAGCCACAAGAGCTAACACAAAGCTCTTGCTGTGTGTTCAGCATCACGCTCCCTTTGAATCGGCTCTCCAAATCCTCACCGCAAACTAGGACGTACATATTATTATTCCCACCTCCCAAATAAGGAACCGTTAAAGCTCAGTGACTCACATGGCTAGTAGGAAGAGCAGGCTCTGCATCCCAACACAGACTCCAGACCTGAGTGAATCCCTGAGCTCTAAGCTGTAAACTTAGCACAGAGCCTgggtacatgagaccctgtaCTCCTGTCTGTAGTCTCTCACAACTCACTGAGAGAGAGTGAGTTGTTACATTGTTTCTGGGTCCTAAGAGAGTGAGTTGTTACATTATTTCTGGGTCCTAAGAGAGTGAGTTGTTACATTATTTCTGGGTCCTAAGAGAGTGAGTTGTTACATTGTTTCTGGGTTCTAAGAGAGTGAATTGTTACATTGTTTCTGGGTTCTAAGAGAGTGAGTGAGTTGTTACATTGTTTCTGGATTCTAAGGGAGAGAGTTGTTACATTGTTTCTGGGTTCTAAGAGAGTGAGTTGTTACATTATTTCTGGGTTCTAAGAGAGTGAGTGAGTTGTTACATTATTTCTGGGTCCTAAGAGAGAGTGAGTTGTTACATTGTTTCTGGGTTCTAAGAGAGAAAGTGAGTTGTTACATTGTTTCTGGGTTCTAAGAGAGAGTGAGTTGTTACATTATTTCTGGGTCCTAAGAGAGTGAGTTGTTACATTATTTCTGGGTTCTAAGGGAGAGAGTTGTTACATTGTTTCTGGATTCTAAGAGAGTGAGTTGTTACATTGTTTCTGGGTTCTAAGGGAGAGAGTTGTTACATTATTTCTGGGTTCTAAGAGAGTGAGTTGTTACATTGTTTCTGGGTTCTAAGGGAGAGAGTTGTTacattgtttcttccttccctgcagcAGGGACTTGGTACACACCTTCACAGTCTACTTGGCCCTAGGATTACAATTGTCTATGTTCTAGGGCCCAGAAATATAGAATAGGATTGTCATTGTATTCCTAATACCTCAGTGATATTTAAAGCTTGCTCATTTACTAGtggaatgaacaaatgaataaatgaatgaatgaatgaatgaatgatgaatgaattaATTCAGAGGGTTCGGAAGCCAGAAGTGAACTAAatcctcttttggtttttttcatcgatttaaaaaagaaaagaaaaaagcaccaacaaaggtcagagggcagaAGGGGCTTTGCTCAAGGTCACTCAGCAGTAGGGCAGCGCTGAGACCTGAACACAGAACCAAACACTCAGAGCAGCAGCATTTTCAAAAGTagtctgcctccctcctccctcctgggaCCAGTTGATGTTTGCAAGTTTGAATGAGCTGTCCGGATTGGGAAATCCCTGAGAGCTGCCCTGCTCCCAGACTTTCTGAGACCAGCACTCCCCCTCTACCCACACCTGCTATGAGCTCAAGCCCTCCCCCAGGCCAATGTAGCAGTGGATGCCTTGCGGGTTCCTGAGTTTCCTTTATACATTtgtaccacatcttctgctgCTGAGATCTGCTTGAAGTGTCTTTAATAGTAGCAAGTAAAGCCACCTGGAATGTCACAAGGGAGTTAGAATTCCACACACCTGTCCTTGCCCCTAGGCAGCTGAGTTTGTCTGGTATTTGACACCAGACTGTTTTCCTTATCTTAAGGCCATTCTTAAGACTTTGGGCCACAGAAGggcattatctcatttaattctccCTGAAcccagtgagtgagtgtgtgactgtgagtgagtgagtgtgtgtgtgtgtgtgttgaacttCCAGTTTTGAGCATGCTCTGTAAGCACTCTACCATTTAGTTGTATTGTATCCCcagctctttttttgtttgtttgttttactttttacctTAACCCAGAACCTCACAAGGTGATCTTGAATGAACTCTGTAACTCAGGCTACAGCACTGAACTCTCAATTTTCCTATATCAGTTTCCTAAATAGTTCACAGGATTACAGACCTGCACTATTAagcctcctttttgtttttaattgtatttatttatttattattaggtgtgtgtgtgtgtgtgtgtgtgtgtgtgtgtgtgtgtgttatatgtgcatgAGTTTGGGCCTACTCACGCCAAGACATGCCCATGTCAAGTCAGAGGGCCGCTTTCTGGGCTCAGCTCTCTTTCCATAGTggattccaggaactgaactcaggttaccaggcttaCCCAGGAAGCACTTGTACCTGCTAAGACATCTCACCAACCTAAACCTCTCTTGTAAAACATGTACGAAATATTACCATAATCTCCATTCTACAAATAACGGAAGCCTCCAAAGTGTAGCATGTGACCAAAAGTCAGACAGCTGGCAAAACAGTAGAACTGCTTTAGACCCAGGTCTATTCAACTCATACACAAAACCTGTGAATGATACAGCTTCTCTCGGCCTTGGGCAAGCCGAGAGATGATTGGAACTGACAGGAGAAGCACCGTAAGGCGAAGAATCCCTTAAGGGTGGGGTGCCTGAAGCATGGATTTGTAATGTGGGTGGGCCAGCTAAGTCTTGCCAAAGTCCATTTGTCAGTGAGTAACGAACGTAAGAAACTTTGGCTCTCTCCAACAACACCAAACAGGACTGGCTGCATAAGCAAATGCCAAGCCATGGAGTAAGCGtccgggaggcagaggtagatgcaGAGGGTGGAGGGCAGACACTGGCTAGCCCTGTAATGCTCTGTTAACTTCACCAGTGAGAGCCTGGAGCGCTGCGCTAAATGCCCATTCAGCAGCTTACCAAAGTCACATCGATCTGGGGAGAGAAACATCAACTGGAAAACTCAAAATGCAGATTGTCCTGCCTCTTGTGGGGGGAGGCGGTGTTAGCCACTGTCCCATGCCAGGGTCTGCCACCACTACCAAGCCACATCTGCAACACaaacctcccacctccccccaccccctccttcttCACATTCCCTGGATCTAAAGGCAGACAGAATAcaggtggaaagagaaaaggctcCATGCTGCCAGCCCAGCATCTGACTTCGCAACCCTCTCTTTCACAAGACTCTAAAGTTGGGCAGAAGCATCAAGCTTGCCTCCCCCTGATTCCATGCCTCATTGTCCcacccaggaaacagagagagatgggcCATGATCCTGAGATCTCAGTAGTGATCCCAAAGTTCGATGGCCTCTCTCCAAAGAGGATTAACTTCGGCCCAACCCAGGGATTTTCTAAGTAAAAGGAGTTTGCCTTCCACAAACTTCTGTTTCCAGCCTTTACTCTGGTAATCCCCAGTCCCCACCAGGGAGCAGCCCCCTACAGAGGACACAACACTCCTGGGGTCTCTTCAGACAGTTTGGGAGGATTCTTCAGATGAAAAAATGTGGAGATTTGGAGAAGTGAAGCAACCAGTCTCAGACTACAGGTCTCTGCATCTTACTAGCTCCTTGGTTTTCTCCCAAATGGAGCTATCAACAGTATAGAACCAAAATCTTTCCAGTAATACAGACAGAGGCTGTCATTTATTGACAGCCAGGCAAGTTACATGTAATTCATTCATCTTTCATTATTCCTTCTCAGGATAGAAACTGTCCTTCAGTCCATTTTATGGACCAGGAAACTGAGAGTTAAGTGACTTTTGAATTGATTCCATGTCTGTcaatatacacagaactcaaatGAGAGTCAAAGATTCCTCTAattaaacaaaggaacaaaccGTGGAACTCGAGAAGGTCTCAAAGATGATCAGAAGCCTTGAAATATGAGAGTTGGGGAAACAGAGGCCCAAAGAAGGCAAGGGACTTATAGATGACCTAACAGATGTTGCAGGTAAAGCTAGTCAGTAACACGTGTTTCTCACGTCCATGCTGAGAGAGCTGTTCTGCAGGGCTTGTAACCTACCAACTGGGTGTGCTAGGGGTTTGGACACCCAATCCCACGGGTCTGGGCCATGCCTACCTGCCAGTGAGGAGCTGGCTCCTCGAAGGTGTACATATGGGTTGGATGTAATAATTCTCCAGTTTGACGCCCTCAGCTGCCAGCCGGTCCAGCGTTGGGGTCTCAATATCTGAGCCATGGTATCCCACGTCGTGGTACCCTTGGTCATCGGTGAGAATGAAGATAATGTGTGGAGGTTGCGGTGGAGCCGCCGAAGGCTGATCGTCAGCCTCGGCAGGCCCATCAGCCACAAGGCCGGGCTTGGCCCAATCCCAGGACAGGTAGCCCAAACTGAGTAGGCTGACCAGGGAGAATCCTGAGAGGGCATGCATCGCGACGCCGGACTGGGCGAGCGGGGCTCCCAGGACCTAGAGCCCGCCGCGCTAGGGGCGCAACGCCTGCCCACCCGCTCGCCTGGATGCAGTGAGAGCCCCCGGGGGTCTCGTCCAGGATCCGCGGCCCGGCAGCAGGGCGCTCCGGGAAGGTCAGGCTCGCGCCGAGCCTCCTCCCGCAGCCCCCgctccctctcccccaactctGACGGGCCAGCCCGAGTCGTGAAGTGGAAGCTTCCCAAAAGTGTTCTCCACCATCCCCGGACTCTCTGCTTCCCTTTTACCCCGATCCCTCCCGCTTCTTAATTTCCCTCGCTTCTgctttccatttctcctccctcccccgacccccaatTCCCCTAGCTGAGCTTCTGACCCCGCCCGGTGTCCCCGCAAAGCAGTGCTTCAGGCTGGGAGGTGGGCAGGACCccacagggggaaggggagggagacacGGGCTGGGCGGGTCTGGGAAGGGACACAGCCCAAGAGCCTGCGAAAAAGTTGTAACATCTGCCGGGCTGAGCCCCAGGTGGAGGGGTGGGACGCCGAAAAAGGCCCCGCCCCCAGGCAAGCAGCCCAGACCCGCTGTGGCCGCTAGTTCTAAGGCCTGCTCCTGGCCGGGActccagagaagggagggggattgCTTGGAATTCAGTGGAACAATTCCGGAATAGTCCGGCCAGACATTCCTTGATCATGGAGTCTTAGCATATGAATGCCAGCCCTAGAAAAGTCTAGTTCATTTTCCGAGCCAACTAGGTCATTTCTAGAGATGGAGAGACCAAGGTCCTGAGATGACACGGAACTCGCTCTGCTAAATCACAGAGCGACGTATTTCTTGAGTGGCAGCTTCCTTCTGGCTCTACCAGCTTCCTTTCCCTTCACTTCTTATCTTCCTCACATCACACCTTAGCTTAGGTGCTTAGGGTGCACGCCCAGGTCTAGACGGCAGAGGTGCTGTATACATCTTATATCCATGGGTTCCCTCCATGCACAGTAAGAGCTCAACACTGTTCTCAACCCTGTTGTTTGAATGAGTGCAATGGAAGAATGAGTTAATGGGCTCCTGGAATCACCTGGGCCAACTTCCCTCTGAGAAGGTAAGATGGGACATTCAAGTCGAGCATTATGGTGAGACACGAGTGGCTGTTCCAATCGTAAAGTGTTTGTAACTAACTTAAGCCCTGTGTGGGTCACAGCAAACCTAGCCGAGGAATAGATCGGGCCACCAAGTGACCATGTGCAACTTTAACCAGTAGGCGCGAGGACCCagtgaaaccactgaactggaccACTACACAGATGCAAAGACggtttattgtaaatataaaactgCTGAGTGGCTCTCTCACATGTCCTAGAAAAAGCCAGAGGCATTTGGGGGAGCCCAAAGGCTGTCATGGCTACCAGGGATGCGTGGTGGTGAGGATAGTACATTGGTGACTATTATCAGGGTGGCAGAGAGATGATATACTTGTCATAAAGGAAACCCACTGGGTTAGAAGGGATGCCTGTAGACTGAATAACCCAGGAGTTAGCATAGTGGAGGAATGGCTTAGCAAGAGGACCCAGTGGCTTTGATGTGCACCACAGGTATATGTTAATAGGGACCAAAGGAGCCTGGGGGTTAGCATGAGCTTTGCTATGTCACTGTAGTATATATCAATGGAGAACCAGATACCCCATTCACCACTGCCTGGGGGGCAGAGGGAAGTGGCTCATCCTAGCACGCAGAGACCCATTTCACAGGtttctgaggaatgctgagagtgggttTTCTCTCTGTCAGCATTTTCCCTGTCAGCATCCAGCCTAAGGTGACCACAGACTGTCATTTTGGACACAGGCAGTAGTATTGACCTTTGCGCAGGAGGGGGCGGGTGTGGGGCAGGAACTAATGTGGCTCTGCCTAAGtttcagggtttgtttttttctttttatttttttattaagctgtatttatttacttctttagtTAGTTTTCTATGTGTGTAGATGGGTGGGTTGGAGACTGCTGTGACCtgcgtgtggaagtcagaaaacaacttgagGAAGTCAAACTCAGGCCATTAAGCTTGTGGCTTTTCCTGCCGAGCCGTCTTACATCTAGGACTTCACTGTTTAACACGGACACTGCTAGCCAACAAAGGAGGCGAGCAAAGCCAAACTTCCCTTTGTTATGGGACCATCAGTGTCTTAGAAACAAAGACTCGCAGGTATGTCTTCCCCTCCTAACACCTGTCCCCTGCCAAGATCCCTCCTCTCCTGCTAAAAACCACTATGTGTGGAAGCAAACCAGACCACCAAAATAGCATATGCCATTCGAATCTGCATTTGGAAATGAGGCTGCGGAGGGCCAGTGCTCCTGTTTGCTCCAAGCCCCATATTTAGGGTGACCAGATTTATCAAAAGGGAAAGCAGCCTGTTGTTCTGGCAAAAAAGATGTTGAGGACAGGAAAAGTACAGCCCCCCAGAGGGAGCGGCTGCTAAAATGGTGCTTCCGGAGGCTACAACAAGGTTGTCCTGGGTGACAAGGTGAGTCACTAGAGGTCACAAGGACCGGGGCTTTTGTCCCAAACTACTGGCCCAAGTGGTCTCCCCCTTACTCATACACAAAGAGAGATGAGGTGAACAGGCTGGAGTTTTAGTCtacccaaccaccaccaccaccaaaaggtCTAAAAAGATAGGTTCAAAGGCTGCATAACCCCATGGGGGCTGTCATACACAGACAATATTTTGAGGACAAGTCTGACATCAGACTgtttgagttcaaatcctgccaCTTATTTTGGGGTCTGctagttattttcttttctttttttttttttttctttctccctgtcgATTTCTCCATCTGTGAAATGAGATAATCACACAAATGTGAGACACTCACATTCTGTGAAGTGTCCTGCTCAGAGTCAGCGCTCCACGCTCTGCGGCTGCAGATGGTTCATTGTTCTGCTCCTTGCTTTTGAGAACCGAGTCTTTTGGCTTAGAGTCGCTCCCTAGGGAGGCAGATTCCAGGCCAGTTTAAGGGATTTCTTTTGTAAACACTCAGGCAGCTCCCTGAACAAAAGGACGTCAACAATGGGTGAAAGTCCAGGGAAAAGAGGTGGGTGGAGCACTTtggggcagtgggggtgggggggcagtccTTGTTTCCCCACACTTATGGTAATCCACAAAACCCAGGGTAGAAAACTAGTGTGTCTCAGGAGTCATCATCCCCATCAATGCTCTAGAGAAATAGATGCAGACCCACAGCTCCATCTTAAACACCATTACAGCTTCCAGGCTGAAACATTTGGAGCAGACATTTCCAAAGGCTCAGAAACCACAGGGTGGAAATAAACAGGGTGACGCAGACCCAGATCACGTGGCTAACAAGATGAGCTGGTTATCTTTGTTGATGTCTTTCCCAGGGTACTTGCCCTCTTTCCTGGGACAAAGTCCATCCgtattcccaccccacccacctcccaacacacacacacacatacccagaaCGCTAAGGTATCTCAAGTTCAGGGCCACCCTCCGGCCAAATTAATCCAGACTTTGAACATTCCGAAGCCTCCAGACCTAGCTGCTTCCTAGATGACGCTGCCGTGGACGCCCAACTCACTCAGGTAATATCTGCTTCCCATTCACATAAGTGTGTTCCTATCCCGTTCCCCCCACAAGACATCCACATCAAAACACTGCAAGAAACTTAACATCTTCCCACGAAATGCAGATCAGACATGGCAGGGGTGTAGCCCTATTACTTCCTAGCTGTCAGAGATCTCATTTCCACCCATGAAGTTAGACTCAGAAAGAAGTGAGTTCCCCGTTCCCAGAT
The window above is part of the Rattus rattus isolate New Zealand chromosome 15, Rrattus_CSIRO_v1, whole genome shotgun sequence genome. Proteins encoded here:
- the Arsi gene encoding arylsulfatase I, yielding MHALSGFSLVSLLSLGYLSWDWAKPGLVADGPAEADDQPSAAPPQPPHIIFILTDDQGYHDVGYHGSDIETPTLDRLAAEGVKLENYYIQPICTPSRSQLLTGRYQIHTGLQHSIIRPRQPNCLPLDQVTLPQKLQEAGYSTHMVGKWHLGFYRKECLPTRRGFDTFLGSLTGNVDYYTYDNCDGPGVCGFDLHEGESVAWGLSGQYSTMLYAQRASHILASHSPQKPLFLYVAFQAVHTPLQSPREYLYRYRTMGNVARRKYAAMVTCMDEAVRNITWALKRYGFYNNSVIIFSSDNGGQTFSGGSNWPLRGRKGTYWEGGVRGLGFVHSPLLKKKRRTSRALVHITDWYPTLVGLAGGTTSAADGLDGYDVWPAISEGRASPRTEILHNIDPLYNHARHGSLEGGFGIWNTAVQAAIRVGEWKLLTGDPGYGDWIPPQTLASFPGSWWNLERMASIRQAVWLFNISADPYEREDLADQRPDVVRTLLARLADYNRTAIPVRYPAANPRAHPDFNGGAWGPWASDEDEEEEEEEEEGRARSFPWGRRKKKCKICKLRSFFRKLNTRLMSHRI